From Microbacterium invictum, the proteins below share one genomic window:
- a CDS encoding protoporphyrinogen/coproporphyrinogen oxidase: MPESTAADLIAHARETHVAVIGSGIAGLVAALECAKVGIAVTVFEAAPHPGGALAGADVDGLRLDLAADGFAPGDPALTALLDELGLGAEIVTAPSGVTWISGLPGGAAPLPADSLLGIPANPWADDVRRFIGWRGAWRAYLDRLRPPLTIGHEQRLGKLVRGRMGDRVADRMVAPLARGMFGLDPDQLDVDELVPGLNTALTRVGSLSGAVTQHLPERPERATLAGGMARLVDALVTRIAELDGEVRVGVPITGLARTGKGWQLRSSEAEEPVTVDAVIVATGEAEARRLLGSALPTLAEASRPVSLVDIVTLVVTAPALDKHPRGVAVYPVPGTSTALAVNHLTAAWPALADAAGAGRHVVRVTLPTEETVAPELPVGAEQAMLAAVASPGTKALPAGNAAETAAAESALVAEALGAASSMLDVDLGPGHLSAARWLRTEWAPPASTLGHAAKTAAVRSSVHAVDVLAVVGAWAAGSDLDDVVADARAEAERIRQHVLWGRP; this comes from the coding sequence ATGCCCGAAAGCACGGCCGCCGATCTGATCGCCCACGCCCGCGAGACCCACGTCGCCGTCATCGGGAGTGGAATCGCGGGGTTGGTGGCCGCGCTCGAGTGCGCGAAGGTCGGCATCGCCGTAACGGTCTTCGAGGCCGCGCCGCACCCCGGCGGTGCATTGGCCGGTGCAGATGTCGACGGGCTCCGTCTCGACCTCGCCGCTGACGGGTTCGCTCCCGGCGACCCCGCACTCACCGCGCTGCTCGACGAACTCGGACTGGGCGCCGAGATCGTCACGGCCCCGTCCGGCGTGACCTGGATCAGCGGTCTGCCCGGCGGCGCCGCCCCGCTGCCGGCCGACAGCCTGCTGGGGATCCCGGCCAATCCGTGGGCCGACGACGTGCGGCGGTTCATCGGGTGGCGCGGGGCATGGCGCGCGTACCTCGACCGGCTCCGCCCCCCGCTGACCATCGGCCACGAGCAGCGACTCGGAAAGCTCGTGCGCGGACGCATGGGCGACCGCGTCGCCGACCGCATGGTCGCCCCCCTCGCGCGTGGGATGTTCGGGCTCGACCCCGACCAGCTCGATGTCGATGAGCTCGTGCCGGGCTTGAACACCGCGTTGACGCGGGTCGGCTCCCTGTCCGGCGCCGTGACGCAGCACCTGCCCGAGCGCCCCGAGCGCGCCACCCTCGCCGGCGGCATGGCACGACTGGTCGATGCGCTGGTCACCCGCATCGCCGAACTCGACGGTGAGGTGCGCGTCGGCGTGCCGATCACCGGACTCGCCCGGACGGGCAAGGGCTGGCAGCTGCGCTCGTCGGAGGCGGAAGAGCCCGTGACGGTGGATGCCGTGATCGTGGCGACCGGGGAGGCCGAGGCCCGTCGCCTGCTGGGTTCGGCCCTGCCGACCCTGGCCGAAGCATCCCGCCCCGTGTCGCTCGTCGACATCGTCACCCTCGTCGTGACCGCCCCCGCCCTCGACAAGCATCCCCGCGGCGTCGCGGTGTACCCGGTTCCCGGCACCTCCACCGCCCTCGCGGTGAACCACCTGACCGCGGCATGGCCGGCACTCGCCGACGCCGCCGGTGCGGGTCGCCATGTCGTTCGCGTGACGCTCCCCACAGAGGAGACTGTCGCACCGGAGCTGCCTGTGGGCGCGGAGCAGGCAATGCTCGCAGCGGTGGCGTCGCCCGGGACGAAGGCGCTGCCTGCGGGCAACGCAGCCGAGACGGCCGCGGCGGAATCGGCGCTCGTCGCCGAAGCGCTCGGTGCCGCTTCGTCGATGCTGGACGTCGACCTGGGGCCGGGTCACCTGAGCGCGGCGCGATGGCTGCGGACGGAGTGGGCGCCCCCGGCATCCACCCTCGGGCACGCGGCGAAGACGGCTGCGGTGCGCTCATCCGTCCACGCGGTCGACGTGCTCGCGGTCGTGGGCGCGTGGGCAGCGGGCAGCGACCTCGATGACGTGGTGGCGGACGCACGCGCGGAGGCGGAGCGTATCCGCCAGCACGTCCTGTGGGGTCGGCCCTAG
- a CDS encoding DUF1801 domain-containing protein has product MQKTGGSVAAFIAGVTPATRRRDAEALVALLREVSGREPELWGTIIGFGSCHYRYPTGTEGDMPVLGFAPRKAASTVYLDSADRHRDALAALGPHTSSVSCLYIKDLEKVDKTVLRGILTDLLAWADTGGDEYAEITVTG; this is encoded by the coding sequence ATGCAGAAGACCGGCGGCAGCGTCGCCGCATTCATCGCCGGGGTCACACCTGCCACGCGTCGCCGAGACGCCGAGGCCCTCGTCGCCCTGCTGCGCGAAGTGTCGGGTCGCGAGCCCGAGTTGTGGGGCACCATCATCGGCTTCGGCAGCTGCCACTACCGCTACCCGACCGGGACCGAGGGCGACATGCCGGTTCTCGGATTCGCGCCGCGCAAGGCAGCGTCGACCGTCTACCTCGACAGCGCCGACCGTCACCGCGACGCGCTGGCCGCACTGGGGCCGCACACGAGCAGCGTCTCGTGTCTCTACATCAAGGACCTCGAGAAGGTCGACAAGACGGTGCTGCGCGGCATCCTCACCGACCTGCTCGCCTGGGCCGACACCGGCGGTGACGAGTACGCCGAGATCACCGTGACCGGCTGA
- a CDS encoding HhH-GPD-type base excision DNA repair protein, giving the protein MSLHITGDTAADALLSEDPLALLIGMLLDQQIAMETAFSGPLKISERAGELDAAALAGYDPDAFVEVFRQTPAVHRFPGSMAARVQALCQALVDDWHGDAAALWTDGDPDGPTVLKRLKALPGFGEQKAKIFLALLGKQYGYTGEGWRAASAPYGEEGSFRSVADIVSPESLSQVREHKRAMKAAAKKG; this is encoded by the coding sequence ATGAGCCTTCACATCACCGGGGACACCGCCGCCGACGCGCTGCTGAGCGAAGACCCGCTCGCGCTGCTGATCGGGATGCTGCTGGACCAGCAGATCGCGATGGAGACGGCATTCTCGGGTCCGCTGAAGATCAGCGAACGTGCGGGAGAACTGGATGCCGCGGCGCTGGCCGGCTATGACCCCGACGCGTTCGTGGAGGTGTTCCGGCAGACCCCCGCGGTGCACCGGTTCCCGGGCTCCATGGCCGCGCGGGTGCAGGCGCTGTGCCAGGCGCTCGTCGATGACTGGCACGGCGACGCGGCCGCCCTGTGGACCGACGGCGACCCCGATGGCCCGACCGTGCTGAAGCGTCTGAAGGCCCTGCCCGGGTTCGGCGAGCAGAAGGCCAAGATCTTCCTCGCGCTGCTCGGCAAGCAGTACGGATACACCGGCGAGGGCTGGCGTGCGGCATCCGCCCCCTACGGCGAGGAGGGCTCGTTCCGCTCGGTCGCCGACATCGTCTCGCCGGAGTCGCTGTCTCAGGTCCGCGAGCACAAGCGCGCCATGAAGGCCGCCGCGAAGAAGGGCTGA
- the menC gene encoding o-succinylbenzoate synthase, whose amino-acid sequence MSTPRSVSPVSLEGFELRVLQIPLVSPFTTSFGTQTVREVIVVRARTADGEGWGEIVTQQEPTYSSEYTQGAWDVAGRFLVPALLDAGRLAPQDVARVLDPFIGHRMVKAGLELAVLDAALRAESRSLGEYLGAVHDRIPSGVSVGIQRDPATLVDTVAGYLDEGYVRIKIKIKPGRDIADTAAVRDAFGTIPLQVDANSAYTLADADTLAELDRFELLLIEQPLQEDDIVDHATLAKRLTTPICLDESIVSAKAAGDALALGAASVINIKAGRVGGYLEAVRIHDLCVDAGVAVWCGGMLETGIGRAANAALAALPGFTLPGDVSASDRFYTRDIVTEPIVLDDGHVRVPTGPGLGVEIDAAALDEFTVDRVELIR is encoded by the coding sequence ATGTCGACCCCACGCTCCGTCTCCCCGGTGTCCCTCGAGGGGTTCGAGCTGCGCGTGCTGCAGATCCCTCTCGTCTCGCCGTTCACGACGTCCTTCGGTACGCAGACCGTGCGCGAGGTCATCGTCGTACGCGCCCGCACGGCCGACGGCGAGGGGTGGGGCGAGATCGTCACGCAGCAGGAGCCGACCTACTCGAGCGAGTACACCCAGGGCGCATGGGATGTCGCCGGGCGGTTCCTGGTTCCTGCGCTGCTGGATGCCGGCAGGCTGGCTCCGCAGGATGTCGCGCGCGTCCTCGATCCCTTCATCGGGCACCGGATGGTGAAGGCCGGTCTCGAGCTGGCGGTGCTCGACGCCGCACTGCGCGCCGAGAGCCGGTCGCTCGGCGAGTACCTGGGGGCCGTGCACGACCGGATCCCCAGCGGCGTCAGCGTCGGCATCCAGCGCGACCCGGCCACGCTCGTCGACACCGTCGCCGGGTACCTCGACGAGGGGTACGTGCGCATCAAGATCAAGATCAAACCCGGCCGCGACATCGCCGACACCGCCGCCGTGCGCGACGCCTTCGGCACGATACCGCTGCAGGTCGACGCCAACTCGGCCTACACGCTCGCCGACGCCGACACACTCGCCGAGCTCGACCGATTCGAACTGCTGCTGATCGAGCAGCCCCTGCAGGAAGACGACATCGTCGACCACGCGACGCTCGCGAAGCGGCTCACGACGCCCATCTGCCTGGACGAATCGATCGTCTCCGCCAAGGCGGCGGGCGATGCGCTCGCGCTCGGCGCGGCATCCGTCATCAACATCAAGGCGGGGCGCGTCGGTGGATATCTCGAGGCCGTCCGCATCCATGATCTGTGTGTGGATGCCGGGGTCGCGGTCTGGTGCGGCGGCATGCTCGAGACCGGTATCGGCCGCGCCGCGAACGCCGCCCTCGCCGCACTGCCCGGGTTCACGCTGCCTGGGGACGTCTCGGCCTCTGACCGGTTCTACACCCGCGACATCGTCACCGAGCCGATCGTGCTCGACGACGGCCACGTGCGCGTGCCGACCGGACCGGGCCTGGGCGTCGAGATCGACGCCGCCGCCCTCGACGAGTTCACGGTCGACCGGGTCGAGCTGATCCGCTGA
- a CDS encoding glycine--tRNA ligase produces the protein MAEQSRLDKVIALARHRGFVFQAGEIYGGSRSAWDYGPLGTELKENIRRQWWQTFVRGRGDMVGLDSSVILPKRVWEASGHIATFTDPLVECLQCHKRFRADNLIEDFEARKGRTAENGLADVPCPNCGTKGKYTEPKAFSGLIKTYLGVVDDESGLNYLRPETAQGIFVNFTNVLTASRKKPPFGIGQVGKAFRNEITPGNFIFRTREFEQMEIEFFTPPADAQEWFDHWVAACWDWFIDLGIDPENMRQFDVPEDERAHYSAGTIDFEYRFGFPGKEWGELMGVANRTDFDLSSHIEASGQSLTYFDQASGEKYVPYVIEPSFGLTRSMMAFLVDAYVEEEVPNAKGGTDTRTVLKLDPRLAPVKVAVLPLSRNERLSPLARQVAEDLRGQGWNIDFDDAGAIGRRYRRQDEVGTPLCVTVDFDSLDDHAVTVRDRDTMAQERVSLEGLRQYLAERLRGA, from the coding sequence GTGGCCGAGCAGTCCCGCCTCGACAAAGTCATCGCCCTCGCCCGTCACCGGGGGTTCGTGTTCCAGGCCGGTGAGATCTACGGCGGATCCCGGTCCGCATGGGACTACGGCCCCCTCGGCACCGAGCTGAAGGAGAACATCCGCCGGCAGTGGTGGCAGACCTTCGTCCGCGGCCGCGGCGACATGGTGGGCCTGGACTCTTCGGTGATCCTGCCCAAGCGGGTGTGGGAGGCCTCGGGCCACATCGCGACGTTCACCGACCCGCTCGTGGAGTGCCTGCAGTGCCACAAGCGCTTCCGGGCCGACAACCTCATCGAGGACTTCGAAGCGCGCAAGGGCCGCACGGCCGAGAACGGTCTGGCCGACGTGCCCTGCCCGAACTGCGGCACGAAGGGCAAGTACACCGAGCCGAAGGCGTTCTCGGGTCTGATCAAGACCTACCTCGGCGTCGTCGACGACGAGAGCGGCCTGAACTACCTGCGGCCCGAGACCGCGCAGGGCATCTTCGTGAACTTCACGAATGTGCTCACCGCGTCGCGGAAGAAGCCGCCGTTCGGCATCGGCCAGGTGGGCAAGGCGTTCCGCAACGAGATCACGCCCGGCAACTTCATCTTCCGCACCCGCGAGTTCGAGCAGATGGAGATCGAGTTCTTCACTCCGCCCGCCGACGCGCAGGAGTGGTTCGACCACTGGGTCGCCGCATGCTGGGACTGGTTCATCGACCTGGGCATCGACCCGGAGAACATGCGGCAGTTCGACGTGCCCGAGGACGAGCGTGCGCACTATTCGGCCGGCACCATCGACTTCGAGTACCGCTTCGGCTTCCCCGGCAAGGAGTGGGGCGAGCTCATGGGCGTGGCCAACCGCACCGACTTCGACCTGTCCAGCCACATCGAGGCGTCCGGGCAGTCGCTCACCTACTTCGACCAGGCCTCGGGTGAGAAGTACGTTCCCTATGTCATCGAGCCCTCGTTCGGTCTGACCCGCTCGATGATGGCGTTCCTCGTCGACGCGTACGTCGAGGAGGAGGTGCCGAACGCGAAGGGCGGCACCGACACCCGCACGGTGCTCAAGCTCGACCCGCGCCTGGCTCCCGTCAAGGTCGCGGTGCTGCCGCTGTCGCGCAACGAGCGCCTGTCGCCACTCGCGCGCCAGGTCGCCGAGGACCTGCGCGGCCAGGGCTGGAACATCGACTTCGACGATGCCGGCGCGATCGGCCGCCGCTACCGCCGGCAGGACGAGGTCGGCACGCCGCTGTGCGTCACCGTCGACTTCGACTCACTCGACGACCACGCCGTCACCGTCCGCGATCGCGACACCATGGCGCAGGAGCGCGTGTCGCTCGAGGGTCTGCGGCAGTACCTCGCCGAGCGCCTGCGCGGCGCCTGA
- a CDS encoding phage holin family protein — protein MSTPRGFRDRSDDGLLTLLGEVPELVRNLVTAEVDSAKKWAKSAGKDAGMGGAWFLVALFFLFWSIPALGAFTIIGLASWMPAWLAALIVFIVALLIAVVFALLGVLRFRRLTRAQNPAQAVAADARIVKDVVDEY, from the coding sequence ATGAGCACGCCCCGCGGCTTCCGCGATCGCTCCGACGACGGACTGCTCACCCTGCTGGGTGAGGTCCCCGAGCTGGTTCGCAACCTGGTCACCGCCGAGGTGGACTCGGCGAAGAAGTGGGCCAAGAGCGCCGGCAAGGACGCCGGGATGGGCGGCGCCTGGTTCCTCGTGGCGCTGTTCTTCCTGTTCTGGTCGATTCCGGCGCTGGGGGCGTTCACCATCATCGGACTCGCGTCATGGATGCCGGCGTGGCTGGCCGCGCTGATCGTCTTCATCGTGGCGCTGCTGATCGCGGTGGTGTTCGCGCTGCTGGGGGTCCTGCGCTTCCGGCGCCTGACGCGCGCTCAGAATCCGGCTCAGGCGGTCGCCGCCGATGCCCGCATCGTGAAGGACGTTGTTGATGAGTACTGA
- a CDS encoding DUF4870 domain-containing protein codes for MTTPPPPGTPPQPPYGGPAAAPQPMSPADEKLWATLVHVGGIFLTILASLIGYLVLKDRGPFVRAHTATALNFQITMLIVEIVGWATSWLLIGFVLIGAAYVLRLVFSIIAAVKANQGEFYTYPLAIKFVS; via the coding sequence ATGACCACGCCTCCGCCGCCCGGAACCCCGCCGCAGCCGCCCTACGGCGGCCCCGCGGCCGCCCCCCAGCCGATGAGCCCCGCCGACGAGAAGCTGTGGGCGACCCTCGTTCACGTCGGAGGTATCTTCCTCACCATCCTGGCCTCACTGATCGGCTACCTCGTGCTGAAGGACCGCGGCCCGTTCGTGCGTGCGCACACGGCGACTGCGCTCAACTTCCAGATCACGATGCTGATCGTCGAGATCGTCGGCTGGGCGACGAGCTGGCTGCTCATCGGGTTCGTGCTGATCGGGGCCGCCTACGTCCTGCGACTGGTCTTCTCGATCATCGCCGCCGTCAAGGCGAACCAGGGCGAGTTCTACACGTATCCGCTCGCCATCAAGTTCGTCAGCTGA
- a CDS encoding SPFH domain-containing protein, giving the protein MDILAAGGTLVVVVISVIAAVVLLIVLLIMVRAWYKVAKADQALVIVGRNQRNAGGGSSRISIITGGGALVNPLTQRAEMISLRARQIKMEPTAQASTGVTVNVSGVALVKIGSDPEFVRRAAERFLSQDGAIEQFTTEQLEGALRGVVATLTVEQLMKDRQKLSDQIAEGIKGDLLSQGLILDSFQIQGITDQNGYIEALGATEVERVRREAEVARINAAREVRARQIATDEANLIEQTAYDKNTAAASAEVGRARAEAEQAEALARAEREQAVLLQQAENKQAQLDAEIKKVADADLYQRQRAADADAYGEVKAAEARAEIAAQEAEATRLRAQADADAVRLAGEARAQAIEAEAEALSRNQEALLAQRALESLVPMMTEFARGFDKVGSITVLSGEGASQHIATEAASGMRATFDTVEAVTGIDLRQIIQGQAVGRGVARGMQRDDGSTPITRRAAQRAAAAPAEAAGPVAEAGRAPETPGEGLSLS; this is encoded by the coding sequence GTGGACATACTCGCCGCCGGAGGAACCCTGGTCGTGGTCGTCATCAGCGTGATCGCAGCGGTGGTGCTGCTGATCGTCCTGTTGATCATGGTCCGTGCCTGGTACAAGGTCGCCAAGGCCGACCAGGCGCTGGTGATCGTGGGCCGGAACCAGAGGAACGCGGGCGGCGGGTCGTCCCGCATCTCGATCATCACCGGCGGCGGCGCCCTGGTGAACCCCCTCACCCAGCGTGCCGAGATGATCTCGCTGCGGGCGCGACAGATCAAGATGGAGCCGACCGCGCAGGCATCCACCGGCGTGACGGTCAACGTCAGCGGCGTGGCCCTGGTCAAGATCGGCTCGGATCCCGAGTTCGTCCGCCGGGCCGCCGAGCGCTTCCTGTCGCAGGACGGCGCGATCGAGCAGTTCACGACCGAGCAGCTCGAGGGCGCCCTGCGCGGTGTGGTCGCGACGCTGACCGTCGAGCAGCTCATGAAGGACCGGCAGAAGTTGAGCGACCAGATCGCCGAGGGCATCAAGGGCGATCTGCTGTCGCAGGGCCTGATCCTCGACTCGTTCCAGATCCAGGGCATCACCGACCAGAACGGGTACATCGAGGCCCTCGGTGCGACCGAGGTCGAGCGCGTGCGCCGCGAGGCGGAGGTCGCGCGGATCAACGCCGCCCGCGAGGTGCGTGCCCGCCAGATCGCGACCGACGAGGCGAACCTCATCGAGCAGACCGCGTACGACAAGAACACCGCGGCCGCGTCGGCCGAGGTCGGGCGCGCCCGCGCCGAGGCCGAGCAGGCCGAGGCCCTGGCCCGCGCCGAGCGGGAGCAGGCCGTCCTCCTGCAGCAGGCCGAGAACAAGCAGGCCCAGCTCGACGCCGAGATCAAGAAGGTCGCCGACGCCGACCTGTACCAGCGGCAGCGCGCCGCCGACGCCGACGCGTACGGCGAGGTCAAGGCCGCCGAAGCCCGCGCCGAGATCGCCGCGCAGGAGGCGGAGGCCACCCGGCTGCGGGCACAGGCCGACGCCGATGCCGTGCGCCTGGCCGGTGAGGCCCGCGCCCAGGCCATCGAGGCCGAGGCCGAGGCCCTGTCGCGCAACCAGGAGGCCCTGCTGGCGCAGCGCGCGCTCGAGTCGCTCGTGCCGATGATGACCGAGTTCGCCCGCGGCTTCGACAAGGTCGGCTCGATCACCGTGCTCAGCGGCGAGGGCGCCTCGCAGCACATCGCCACGGAGGCGGCATCGGGCATGCGCGCCACCTTCGACACCGTCGAAGCGGTCACCGGCATCGACCTGCGGCAGATCATCCAGGGCCAGGCCGTCGGTCGCGGCGTCGCGCGGGGCATGCAGCGCGACGACGGCTCGACGCCGATCACGCGCCGCGCTGCCCAGCGGGCGGCGGCGGCACCGGCCGAGGCGGCTGGTCCGGTGGCCGAAGCCGGTCGTGCCCCCGAGACCCCCGGCGAGGGCCTCAGCCTGAGCTGA